TTATCGGGGAGCTTGGTCTGATAATCGGCGACTAGCGTGGGCGACAGACTTCTATTAAGGGCGTATTCCACAACGGTATCGTTCTTTCCCTTACAGAGTAAAATGCCAATTGAGGGGTTTTCGTGCGGCTTACGGACGTCCCGATCCAATGCTTCCAGATAGAAATTGAGCTGACCGAGGTGTTCGGGCTTAAAACGTTCAACCTTTAATTCGATGGCAACCAGACAATTCATCGTTCGGTTGTAGAACAACAGATCGATGCGAAAATCCTGATCGCCTACCTGAAGGGGATACTCTTCGCCGATAAAGGCAAAATCCCGGCCAAACTCCAGCAGAAAACGGGTAATGTTCTGACTGATGCGTTTCCGCAACTCTCCTTCCAGATGCAACTCGGGCAGTTGCAAAAATTCCAGTACGTAGGTGTCTTTGAGCGAGTCGGTCAGGCTTTGCGGTAATTCTCGCACCACTGGTGCGAGTTTTTGAGTACCCAACATCACCCGTTCGTAATACGAGCTGGTAATCTGACGACTGAGTTCCCGCTTGGAG
This portion of the Siphonobacter curvatus genome encodes:
- a CDS encoding PDDEXK nuclease domain-containing protein, with amino-acid sequence MTNVEPQFQHITRLIGEARQRAFLAVNHELVQLYWQIGQYVSQQVSSKSWGKSVVKELAEYILQTEPQLSGFSSQNIWRMKQFYETYQTYPQLTSLLSEVSWTNHLLILPCSSPEEREFYLRLAARERYSKRELSRQITSSYYERVMLGTQKLAPVVRELPQSLTDSLKDTYVLEFLQLPELHLEGELRKRISQNITRFLLEFGRDFAFIGEEYPLQVGDQDFRIDLLFYNRTMNCLVAIELKVERFKPEHLGQLNFYLEALDRDVRKPHENPSIGILLCKGKNDTVVEYALNRSLSPTLVADYQTKLPDKRLLQAKWQEILDTLTEEADGENSVV